One Tenebrio molitor chromosome 2, icTenMoli1.1, whole genome shotgun sequence genomic region harbors:
- the l(1)G0196 gene encoding inositol hexakisphosphate and diphosphoinositol-pentakisphosphate kinase isoform X9: MNSEQIKTFREQVVPSVLVEDVDSPLLTSSFWGDLELCDPNDPTLSPQEMDDGGKVVIVGVCAMAKKSQSKPMKEILTRLQEFEYIKVTVFAEEIILHKPVEEWPVCDCLISFHSKGFPLEKAIQYAQLHNPYVINNLHMQYDIQDRRKVYATLENEGIEIPRYAVLDRDSSDPKHHELVESEDHVEVNGVVFNKPFVEKPVSAEDHNIYIYYPTSAGGGSQRLFRKRLYYSQIGSRSSVYSPESRVRKTGSFIYEDFMPTDGTDVKVYTVGPDYAHAEARKSPALDGKVERDREGKEIRYPVILSNAEKLISRKVCLAFKQAVCGFDLLRANGKSFVCDVNGFSFVKNSNKYYDDCAKILGNMILRELAPTLHIPWSVPFQLDDPPIVPTTFGKMMELRCVVAVIRHGDRTPKQKMKVEVRHPKFFEIFEKYDGYKHGHVKLKRPKQLQEILDTARALLAEIQQHEADPEIEEKQGKLEQLKGVLEMYGHFSGINRKVQMKYQPKGRPRGSSSDDVDKPAEPSLVLILKWGGELTPAGRIQAEELGRIFRCMYPGGQGRHLAGEYAGAQGLGLLRLHSTFRHDLKIYASDEGRVQMTAAAFAKGLLALEGELTPILVQMVKSANTNGLLDNDCDSSKYQNMCKARLHELMQLDRDFSQEDREKINPCNSSSITDALDFVKNPVKCCKHVHELIKSLMEIVQVKKEDPKTKDAILYHGETWELMGRRWGKIEKDFYTKNKIFDISKIPDIYDCIKYDLQHNQHTLQFEQAEELYIYAKYLADIVIPQEYGLTAQEKLTIGQGICTPLLKKIRADLQRNIEELGEETVNRLNPRYSHGVSSPGRHVRTRLYFTSESHVHSLITVLRHGGLMDIKRDEQWRRAMEYVSMVSELNYMSQVVVMLYEDPTKDPCSEERFHVELHFSPGVNCCVQKNLPPGPGFRPHSRNESAASKTTSSDTSTTATPEEPKGQCTTRIEEEVEAPIEEEKPEIIETPPSTTELSPDMSPDGTCYRQYVKTSDPIPIGSSHTVSGHEAMHLAKRLNEELAQQNSRSYGLNRAISPEPEARSKSYDHKSPQKGKESPHNDTDTSLTPTNIPKTPPTEVPVRTVDPGEPLDSCPYSFVPISQDKSELSPISGSFDYDCRSEVDSPITLKSPEESSKSRPESATNELPLTELNLALFTSEQETLNSSKMSTNELPLSDIKLSKQNTIDSQNDDISLEVNWESDLKEEDPVQAGVKSFANEKRHRSFSDPNILDGEKLFLLEKYNDSMSHDGTVRSPKSLSPGESSRIPFSFYPPHASSCSLCCTTFTRSPSNLLSFFSSPPRASRSLSNPSPGVSVNHPCMSDTECNNATVRRHRHSIAGQMSYYKMLGFGCGGPLGFKKLAAGSGNSLFSTAVISGSSSAPNLRDMIPSTVSATAIEGFGGVPPIRPLETLHNALSLKQIDTFLEQMTAAPLFRTPSSTPPKYPSTPLPTPTNGGQMVATNSQPLKLQSPSNSVGWSGPPSFVSSSGPSSPGASENSKESSEMSSSIISADGINVDNFTKIFPTAPGLDQDLGNVGILLDLDREISGSMEFSEYYSQIHRPQGDSGDITPVSGGSEVEFNTNDATAGSTAECDVTVTEDIDSCFIGDEELMDTKSLSSISLPCNLITSLTENNLLCQGNITPKVISPLSANINIYTNVLHPSNSDSFGLKHIENTDRLQPSTSRIYNEFDRSKDFKNLLKKSNIYDKEMPSSSKNIANLGSDKWCTSKEKFLDNTVFAKIESVPDTRPDKSPPSDLRLNPGTVRVKEHYIEPPRMTRISKSFHGKSPTSSSYLDISTAIPRRASEGIPLTSRNLNLQPETLKQDFQNSNSGNRRKINIEKVRSNRPQFVTQLSQPCGSTTLHSPGLHFRKTSLTDMGVSKKRFTTTLVDEAEHAASVGISVKPCFGSDPQGEGTSDKEKDDKDSNCVNKKCYFRSLSSDKNDNK; this comes from the exons ATGAATTCTGAGCAAATAAAGACGTTCCGGGAACAGGTTGTCCCTTCTGTTCTTGTCGAGGATGTCGACAGCCCTCTGCTTACCAGCTCattttgg GGGGACTTAGAACTATGCGACCCCAACGATCCGACTTTGAGCCCCCAGGAGATGGACGATGGGGGCAAAGTTGTCATAGTCGGAGTTTGTGCAATGGCGAAGAAGTCGCAAAGCAAACCGATGAAAGAGATTCTGACCCGGCTGCAAGAGTTTGAGTACATAAAAGTGACCGTCTTTGCCGAAGAAATAATCTTACAT AAACCGGTAGAAGAGTGGCCCGTTTGTGATTGTCTCATTTCATTCCATTCGAAGGGTTTCCCGCTAGAAAAAGCTATACAGTATGCTCAATTACACAACCCTTACGTCATCAATAACTTGCATATGCAGTACGACATTCAGGATCGGAGGAAAGTGTATGCGACTCTAGAGAACGAAGGTATAGAGATACCGCGGTACGCTGTGCTGGACAGAGACAGTTCCGACCCCAAAC atCATGAATTAGTAGAATCCGAGGACCACGTCGAAGTCAACGGGGTCGTATTCAATAAACCGTTTGTGGAGAAACCCGTCTCCGCCGAAGACCACAACATTTACATCTACTACCCCACATCTGCCGGCGGCGGAAGCCAAAGACTGTTCAGAAAG cGTTTGTATTATTCCCAGATCGGCAGCAGGAGTAGCGTTTATTCACCGGAATCCAGGGTACGCAAGACTGGTAGTTTTATTTACGAAGACTTCATGCCCACGGACGGCACTGACGTCAAA GTGTACACCGTGGGCCCGGATTACGCCCACGCCGAAGCTCGCAAATCCCCGGCCCTCGATGGCAAGGTCGAGAGAGACCGCGAAGGCAAGGAAATTCGCTATCCAGTGATACTAAGCAACGCCGAAAAATTGATTTCGAGAAAAGTGTGTCTGGCTTTCAAACAAGCGGTGTGCGGTTTCGACTTGTTGAG AGCCAACGGCAAATCCTTCGTCTGTGATGTGAACGGTTTTAGCTTCGTTAAGAATTCGAACAAGTATTACGACGATTGTGCCAAAATTTTGGGTAACATGATTCTAAGGGAGCTCGCTCCCACTTTACATATCCCTTGGTCCGTGCCCTTCCAACTAGACGACCCTCCTATCGTCCCCACGACGTTCGGGAAGATGATGGAGTTGAGGTGTGTCGTCGCTGTGATAAGACACGGGGACCGCACGCCCAAGCAGAAAATGAAAGTGGAAGTCAGACATCCTAA attttttgagatttttgaGAAATATGACGGTTACAAGCACGGCCACGTCAAGCTGAAGAGGCCGAAACAGTTGCAAGAGATTTTAGACACTGCTAGAGCTTTGCTGGCCGAGATCCAGCAGCACGAGGCAGACCCCGAGATCGAGGAGAAACAGGGTAAACTGGAACAATTGAAAGGGGTGCTGGAGATGTACGGGCACTTCTCGGGGATTAACAGAAAGGTTCAGATGAAGTACCAGCCGAAAGGGCGACCGCGAGGTTCGAGTTCCGACGACG TAGATAAACCAGCCGAGCCATCTTTGGTTCTGATATTGAAGTGGGGTGGGGAGTTGACCCCGGCAGGCAGGATACAAGCCGAAGAGTTGGGGAGGATTTTTCGGTGCATGTATCCCGGGGGACAAGGTAGACATTTAGCCG GTGAATATGCGGGGGCCCAAGGGTTGGGCCTGTTACGGTTACATTCGACGTTTCGGcacgatttaaaaatctacGCTTCTGACGAAGGTAGAGTACAAATGACAGCTGCGGCCTTCGCGAAAGGTCTCTTGGCATTAGAGGGCGAGTTGACCCCGATTTTAGTACAAATGGTCAAGAGCGCCAACACGAATGGTTTACTAGACAACGATTGTGATAGCAGCAAGTATCAAAACAT GTGCAAAGCACGTCTTCACGAGTTGATGCAGCTGGATCGAGATTTTTCTCAAGAAGACAGGGAGAAGATCAACCCTTGCAACTCTTCGAGCATTACTGATGCGCTAGATTTTGTTAAGAACCCCGTCAAGTGTTGCAAACACGTCCACGAATTGATCAAGTCGTTGATGGAGATAGTTCAAGTGAAGAAGGAAGATCCAAAGACTAAAG acgCCATTTTGTATCATGGCGAGACTTGGGAACTGATGGGACGTAGATGGGGCAAGATAGAGAAGGATTTTtatacgaaaaataaaattttcgacATCAGCAAAATTCCAGACATCTATGATTGCATCAAGTACGATCTTCAACACAACCAACACACTTTGCAGTTCGAACAAGCCGAAGAGTTGTACATTTACGCGAAATATTTAGCTGATATTGTAATACCTCAG GAATACGGATTGACCGCTCAGGAAAAGTTGACAATAGGTCAAGGCATTTGTACTCCACTTCTGAAGAAGATCCGAGCCGATCTTCAACGTAATATTGAAGAACTAGGTGAAGAAACTGTAAATAGACTCAATCCTAGATACTCGCATGGCGTGTCTAGTCCTGGACGGCATGTCCGGACTAGATTGTATTTCACAAGCGAAAGTCACGTTCATTCACTCATCACTGTTCTACGTCACGGAGGGCTGATGGAT ATTAAGCGAGACGAGCAATGGCGACGCGCGATGGAATATGTGTCTATGGTGTCCGAATTGAACTACATGTCTCAAGTTGTTGTGATGCTGTACGAGGACCCGACCAAAGACCCTTGCAGCGAGGAGAGGTTCCACGTGGAGCTACACTTCAGTCCCGGAGTGAATTGTTGCGTCCAGAAAAATCTTCCACCGGGACCCGGTTTCAGGCCGCATTCGAGGAACGAATCCGCGGCCAGCAAAACAACG AGTTCGGACACTTCAACCACCGCAACTCCCGAAGAACCGAAAGGTCAGTGTACGACGAGGATTGAAGAGGAAGTGGAAGCTCCAATAGAAGAGGAAAAACCGGAGATTATCGAAACTCCCCCTAGCACCACCGAGTTGTCACCGGACATGTCACCGGATGGAACTTGCTACCGCCAATACGTAAAAACTAGCGATCCGATCCCGATTGG AAGTTCCCACACGGTCAGCGGACACGAAGCGATGCACCTCGCCAAGCGTCTGAACGAAGAGCTTGCCCAACAGAACAGCAGGAGCTACGGGTTGAACAGGGCGATCAGTCCGGAACCGGAAGCCAGGTCGAAGAGCTACGACCACAAGAGTCCCCAGAAGGGAAAAG AATCACCCCATAACGACACAGATACGTCTTTAACACCGACGAACATCCCTAAAACGCCCCCTACAGAGGTTCCCGTGCGTACCGTCGATCCAGGCGAACCTTTAGACTCTTGTCCCTACTCTTTCGTACCCATCTCGCAAGACAAGTCGGAACTCAGTCCGATTTCCGGCTCTTTTGATTACGACTGCAGAAGCGAAGTCGATTCTCCCATTACGCTCAAGTCTCCAGAGGAGTCGTCCAAATCGCGGCCGGAAAGCGCAACCAACGAGTTGCCGCTCACGGAACTCAACCTAGCTCTCTTCACTTCCGAACAAGAAACTTTAAACTCTTCGAAGATGAGTACGAACGAGTTGCCCCTGTCGGATATCAAACTGAGCAAGCAGAACACGATCGATAGTCAAAACGACGACATCTCCCTCGAGGTCAACTGGGAGAGTGACTTGAAAGAGGAGGATCCGGTTCAAGCCGGCGTCAAAAGCTTCGCGAACGAAAAGAGACATCGATCGTTTTCTGATCCCAACATCTTGGACGGGGagaagttgttccttttggaAAAGTATAACGACAGTATGTCGCACGACGGTACCGTACGGAGCCCCAAAAGCCTGAGTCCGGGGGAGTCCTCACGTATTCCGTTCAGTTTTTATCCCCCGCACGCGTCTTCCTGTTCGCTGTGTTGTACCACGTTCACCCGTTCCCCCTCGAACCTGCTCTCTTTCTTCTCTTCGCCCCCTCGCGCCTCTCGCTCACTTTCTAACCCCAGTCCCGGCGTGTCTGTGAACCACCCGTGCATGTCCGATACAGAGTGCAACAACGCAACAGTCAGGCGCCATCGACACAGTATTGCCGGGCAGATGAGCTATTACAAGATGCTAGGGTTCGGTTGCGGAGGACCTCTAGGTTTCAAGAAGCTGGCGGCTGGGAGCGGCAACTCCCTGTTCTCGACGGCCGTCATCTCGGGAAGCAGCAGCGCACCCAACTTGAGAGACATGATACCCAGCACGGTCAGTGCTACCG CTATTGAGGGTTTCGGGGGGGTTCCCCCGATTCGCCCCCTAGAGACGCTCCATAACGCTCTGTCGCTGAAACAGATCGACACTTTCCTGGAGCAGATGACTGCGGCGCCATTGTTCAGAACTCCATCGTCGACGCCTCCAAAGTATCCGTCGACCCCGTTGCCCACCCCCACGAACGGGGGTCAAATGGTGGCAACGAACTCTCAACCCTTAAAATTGCAATCGCCGAGTAACA GTGTAGGCTGGAGCGGACCGCCCAGTTTCGTGTCGAGCAGCGGACCTTCGTCTCCCGGAGCGTCAGAGAACTCGAAGGAGAGCAGCGAAATGTCGTCGAGCATCATCAGCGCCGATGG GATAAATGTGgacaatttcacaaaaatcttcCCGACTGCTCCTGGTCTGGATCAGGATCTGGGAAACGTCGGGATCTTGCTAGATCTCGATCGAGAAATTTCCGGTTCGATGGAATTCTCAGAGTACTACTCGCAAATTCACAGACCCCAAG GGGATAGTGGCGACATCACTCCTGTGTCGGGAGGGTCGGAAGTCGAGTTCAACACGAACGATGCCACCGCGGGATCTACGGCAGAATGCGACGTCACCGTTACCGAAGACATCGATTCGTGTTTCATCGGAGACGAAGAACTGATGGATACTAAATCTCTCAGTTCAATTTCTTTGCCCTGCAATCTCATAACTAGTCTGACCGAGAATAATTTGCTATGTCAGGGGAATATAACACCGAAAGTAATTTCACCCCTAAGCGCcaacataaatatttataccaATGTCCTGCACCCCTCGAATTCGGACAGTTTCGGTTTGAAACACATCGAGAACACTGACAGGCTTCAACCGTCCACGAGCAGAATCTACAACGAGTTCGATAGGAGCAAAGACTTTAAAAACCTGTTGAAGAAGTCGAACATTTACGACAAGGAAATGCCCAGTTCTAGCAAAAATATTGCGAATTTGGGGTCCGATAAGTGGTGCACCAGTAAAGAGAAATTCTTGGACAATACGGTATTTGCGAAAATCGAGAGCGTACCTGATACGAGGCCCGATAAGAGTCCTCCCTCCGATCTCAGACTGAACCCTGGGACTGTCCGAGTCAAGGAACACTACATCGAACCCCCCAGGATGACGCGAATATCGAAAAGTTTCCACGGGAAGTCCCCCACTAGCAGTAGTTATTTGGACATATCAACGGCTATTCCGCGACGAGCCAGCGAAGGAATCCCCCTGACCAGTCGTAATCTCAATTTGCAACCAGAAACTCTGAAACAAGACTTCCAAAACTCCAACAGCGGCAACAGACGCAAAATCAACATCGAAAAAGTGCGAAGTAATCGTCCACAGTTCGTGACGCAGTTGTCCCAGCCTTGCGGCAGCACGACGTTGCACTCTCCAGGTTTGCACTTCAGGAAAACTTCCTTGACTGATATGGGTGTAAGCAAGAAGAGATTCACGACGACTCTAGTTGATGAGGCGGAACACGCGGCCTCCGTCGGAATCAGCGTAAAGCCGTGTTTCGGTAGCGACCCCCAAGGTGAAGGGACCAGTGATAAGGAAAAAGATGATAAAGACAGCAATTGCGTAAACAAGAAATGTTACTTTAGGAGTCTCAGTAgtgataaaaatgataataaataa